The Pyrococcus horikoshii OT3 genome includes a window with the following:
- a CDS encoding TIGR00153 family protein: protein MQVWKKLFAKSPFKPLIRHAEVVVQTVETLEKALDSWARGDYENMKEYAKKVDDLEDIADKIKSELRDSITSKLLMPVQRTDILEYLHMQDKIADAAEDTAKWLLIKRNLDSIPNDIKDIILKMGKESIKAAKLVYEAIKQLDNVLESGFAEKEIKKEYKIIKQIEEVESKIDGLDSKLMEIVFTSELDWKDGLYILNIARTLSNISDKAKDTAERIRVLMNK, encoded by the coding sequence ATGCAAGTTTGGAAAAAGTTGTTCGCAAAAAGCCCATTCAAACCTCTCATAAGACACGCTGAAGTTGTAGTACAGACGGTAGAGACATTAGAGAAAGCCCTGGATTCCTGGGCCCGAGGGGATTATGAAAACATGAAAGAATATGCTAAGAAGGTAGATGATCTAGAGGATATAGCGGATAAGATAAAAAGCGAGCTTAGGGATAGCATAACTTCAAAACTGCTGATGCCAGTCCAAAGGACTGACATACTAGAGTACCTACACATGCAAGATAAAATAGCGGATGCGGCCGAGGATACCGCAAAGTGGCTACTGATAAAGAGAAATCTCGACAGCATCCCTAATGATATTAAGGATATAATTCTAAAGATGGGGAAGGAGAGTATTAAAGCAGCGAAATTAGTATATGAAGCGATAAAACAACTTGACAATGTTTTGGAGAGTGGATTTGCAGAAAAGGAAATAAAAAAGGAGTACAAGATAATTAAACAGATAGAAGAAGTGGAAAGCAAAATCGATGGGTTAGACTCTAAGTTGATGGAAATCGTATTTACGTCAGAACTTGACTGGAAAGACGGGTTATACATTCTTAATATAGCGAGAACGTTAAGTAATATTTCAGATAAAGCAAAAGATACAGCAGAGAGGATCAGAGTCCTGATGAACAAATGA
- a CDS encoding inorganic phosphate transporter yields the protein MAWAIGANDAANSMSTAVGAGAITPKQAVLIAGVLEFTGAYFFGKTVTETIRKGIIDPSKISDPNVLIYGSIAALLGATIWLIIATKYGLPVSTTHSIIGGIVGYGIIYGGIGIVNWDKMVRVVLSWVLSPIVGAIFAFLVFRALRRTVLQSEDPVKSAKRWSPFWIGLAFIVIGTMFYIKVLHGSSLYIGILKYGIPTGIIVFIITSMLLRVKFPNVDPYLGAEVIFRKVQVITSGYVALAHGANDVANAIGPVAAVYTIATMGLAGAKVPVPRWILALGGLGIAIGVATYGYRVMETVGKKITELTNTRGFTIDFSAATVVLIASWLGMPISTTHTVVGAVIGVGLARGVKAINKSVVKDIIISWFVTVPVAGIIAGIIFKVLLLIG from the coding sequence ATGGCATGGGCTATAGGGGCCAATGATGCAGCTAACTCAATGAGTACGGCCGTTGGGGCAGGGGCGATAACTCCAAAACAAGCCGTTTTAATAGCTGGAGTCCTTGAATTTACGGGAGCTTATTTCTTTGGAAAAACCGTAACCGAAACTATAAGGAAAGGAATAATAGATCCTTCGAAAATATCCGACCCTAACGTCTTAATTTACGGATCTATTGCAGCGCTTCTAGGAGCAACTATCTGGCTAATAATAGCCACCAAATATGGGCTACCAGTATCAACTACCCACTCAATCATTGGAGGAATAGTAGGATATGGAATAATCTACGGGGGAATAGGGATAGTAAACTGGGATAAGATGGTGAGGGTTGTTCTAAGTTGGGTTTTATCCCCAATAGTAGGAGCGATATTCGCATTCTTAGTTTTCCGAGCGCTAAGAAGAACCGTACTTCAGAGCGAAGACCCTGTGAAAAGCGCAAAAAGGTGGTCCCCATTCTGGATTGGACTCGCATTTATAGTCATCGGAACCATGTTCTATATAAAAGTCCTTCATGGTAGTTCACTCTACATAGGAATACTCAAGTACGGAATTCCAACGGGGATAATAGTCTTTATAATAACCTCGATGCTTTTGAGGGTTAAGTTTCCAAATGTAGATCCATATCTTGGCGCTGAGGTCATATTTAGAAAGGTACAAGTTATAACCTCCGGATACGTAGCTTTAGCCCATGGGGCGAATGACGTTGCAAATGCCATTGGACCAGTAGCAGCCGTCTATACAATAGCAACTATGGGATTAGCTGGAGCTAAAGTCCCGGTTCCCAGATGGATACTTGCATTAGGAGGTCTCGGAATTGCAATAGGAGTAGCAACCTATGGCTATAGGGTTATGGAGACCGTTGGAAAGAAGATTACCGAATTGACAAACACGAGAGGATTTACAATAGATTTTTCAGCTGCAACGGTAGTTTTAATAGCTAGCTGGCTTGGAATGCCAATCTCAACAACCCATACAGTCGTTGGAGCTGTAATTGGGGTAGGATTAGCAAGGGGGGTAAAAGCAATAAATAAAAGCGTTGTAAAGGATATAATAATCTCCTGGTTCGTTACAGTTCCCGTTGCTGGAATAATTGCAGGGATAATATTCAAGGTGCTCCTGTTAATAGGGTGA
- a CDS encoding fumarylacetoacetate hydrolase family protein, translated as MSSVRLPFRDGYYDVRPTKIVALAKNYAEHAREMGSEPPEEPIIFLKPPSALIGPGSSIILPRRSKRVDHEVELAVIMGKRAKNVPASKAFDYILGYTIILDITARDLQAEARKKGYPWTISKGFDTFAPIGPRVVDSRELDPSDLEIGLKVNGKIRQLGRTSQMIFKIPELIEYISHIMTLEPGDIIATGTPPGVGPLRHGDRIEAWIEGIGKMEFDVLAEDSILC; from the coding sequence ATGAGTAGCGTTAGATTACCTTTTAGGGATGGTTACTACGATGTTAGGCCAACAAAAATAGTAGCATTGGCGAAGAACTATGCTGAACATGCAAGGGAGATGGGAAGCGAGCCTCCAGAGGAGCCAATTATCTTCCTTAAACCACCTTCAGCCTTAATAGGACCTGGATCGTCAATAATACTTCCCAGGAGAAGTAAAAGAGTGGATCACGAGGTTGAACTCGCAGTTATAATGGGAAAGAGGGCAAAGAATGTCCCGGCAAGTAAAGCCTTTGACTATATTCTGGGGTATACAATAATTCTAGACATAACGGCCAGAGACTTGCAAGCGGAAGCTAGAAAAAAGGGGTACCCTTGGACTATTTCGAAGGGCTTTGATACCTTTGCCCCGATAGGGCCCAGGGTTGTTGACAGTAGAGAACTAGATCCTTCGGATCTTGAAATAGGATTGAAGGTCAATGGTAAGATTAGGCAACTGGGAAGAACTAGTCAGATGATTTTTAAGATACCCGAGTTGATAGAATACATATCCCATATAATGACCCTGGAACCAGGAGATATAATAGCTACGGGAACCCCTCCTGGGGTGGGCCCATTAAGGCATGGTGATAGAATTGAAGCATGGATTGAGGGTATTGGAAAGATGGAGTTTGATGTGCTTG
- a CDS encoding Lrp/AsnC family transcriptional regulator, giving the protein MVTAFILMVTAAGKEREVMEKLLAMPEVKEAYVVYGEYDLIVKVETDTLKDLDQFITEKIRKMPEIQMTSTMIAI; this is encoded by the coding sequence ATGGTGACGGCCTTTATCCTGATGGTTACTGCGGCAGGAAAGGAGAGGGAAGTTATGGAAAAGCTATTGGCAATGCCAGAGGTTAAAGAAGCTTATGTAGTTTACGGAGAATATGATTTAATAGTGAAGGTTGAAACGGATACATTAAAAGACCTTGATCAGTTCATAACTGAAAAAATAAGGAAAATGCCTGAAATTCAGATGACCTCGACTATGATAGCAATTTGA
- a CDS encoding metallophosphoesterase — protein sequence MLDFSIYSFYFETKLGKTLVFADPHLGFERFRGINVRSKLEIKLAKFINEEKPDAVIILGDVKEDIGLSKFTEKILLDFFSLLRDVQVIITKGNHDGKIEEVTTKFENVNVVEFFLDKGLLFVHGHKNLPNVKFKKVIMGHIHPSILISTESGVRRKVKCFLRTSDILVFPTINPFYEGINFRDGIKMSPILKNYKEFEIIIPPGIYLKKVSI from the coding sequence ATGCTAGATTTTTCTATATATTCTTTTTATTTTGAAACGAAGCTTGGAAAAACTCTCGTATTCGCTGATCCGCATTTAGGATTCGAACGATTTAGGGGGATCAATGTAAGGTCAAAGTTGGAGATAAAGCTTGCCAAATTTATAAATGAGGAGAAACCCGATGCAGTGATAATCCTTGGAGATGTCAAAGAAGATATAGGATTAAGTAAGTTCACTGAAAAAATCCTTTTAGATTTCTTCAGCTTGCTTAGAGATGTCCAGGTAATAATAACTAAAGGGAACCATGACGGAAAGATTGAGGAGGTCACGACAAAATTCGAGAACGTTAACGTAGTTGAATTCTTCCTGGATAAGGGGTTACTATTCGTTCATGGGCATAAAAATTTACCAAATGTCAAGTTCAAAAAGGTTATAATGGGACATATCCATCCTTCAATATTAATCTCAACTGAGAGTGGAGTCAGAAGAAAGGTTAAATGTTTCTTAAGGACATCAGATATTTTAGTTTTTCCGACAATAAATCCATTTTACGAGGGAATTAACTTTAGAGACGGTATAAAGATGTCTCCAATTTTAAAGAACTATAAAGAATTCGAGATAATAATCCCTCCAGGAATCTATCTCAAGAAAGTATCTATATAG
- a CDS encoding nitrilase, protein MVKVGYIQMEPKILELDKNYSKAEKLIKEASKEGAKLVVLPELFDTGYNFESREEVFDVAQQIPEGETTTFLMELARELGLYIVAGTAEKSGNYLYNSAVVVGPRGYIGKYRKIHLFYREKVFFEPGDLGFKVFDIGFAKVGVMICFDWFFPESARTLALKGAEIIAHPANLVMPYAPRAMPIRALENRVYTITADRVGEERGLKFIGKSLIASPKAEVLSIASETEEEIGVVEIDLNLARNKRLNDMNDIFKDRREEYYFR, encoded by the coding sequence ATGGTAAAGGTTGGCTACATTCAGATGGAGCCGAAAATACTCGAATTGGATAAAAATTATTCAAAAGCTGAAAAGTTGATAAAAGAAGCGAGCAAAGAAGGTGCAAAACTTGTAGTTTTACCGGAATTATTTGATACAGGATATAATTTCGAAAGTAGGGAAGAAGTTTTTGATGTTGCTCAACAGATTCCTGAGGGGGAAACGACTACCTTTCTCATGGAATTAGCTAGGGAGCTAGGCCTTTACATAGTCGCCGGGACAGCAGAGAAATCTGGAAACTATTTGTATAACTCGGCCGTGGTTGTAGGTCCGAGGGGATACATTGGAAAGTATCGAAAAATACACCTATTCTACAGAGAAAAGGTCTTTTTTGAGCCCGGTGATTTAGGGTTTAAGGTCTTTGATATTGGATTTGCGAAGGTTGGCGTGATGATATGCTTTGATTGGTTTTTCCCAGAGAGTGCAAGAACTCTAGCCCTGAAAGGGGCCGAGATAATAGCTCATCCTGCAAATCTAGTCATGCCTTACGCTCCCAGGGCTATGCCAATAAGGGCCCTTGAGAATAGAGTTTACACAATAACCGCTGATAGAGTGGGAGAAGAACGTGGATTGAAATTCATAGGAAAGAGCTTAATAGCCTCTCCAAAAGCTGAGGTTTTATCTATTGCAAGCGAAACTGAGGAAGAAATTGGAGTCGTTGAGATAGACCTAAATCTAGCCAGAAATAAGAGGCTAAATGATATGAATGACATATTTAAGGATAGAAGGGAGGAATATTACTTCAGGTGA